In Castanea sativa cultivar Marrone di Chiusa Pesio chromosome 6, ASM4071231v1, a single window of DNA contains:
- the LOC142638984 gene encoding uncharacterized protein LOC142638984 isoform X2, producing MDADFVKRNNDLQGRRLSLIDVSSEDDFLLFSSSFSELLHHSFSENEEHGSVELLESTDANTLEDTFGSFDHMEQVPQPSESKEPEMTTKNRKYNLRKSLAWDSAFHTSAGVLKTRKYSRG from the exons ATGGACGCCGATTTCGTCAAGAGAAACAACGATCTTCAAGGCAGACGCCTCAGTCTCATCGATGTCTCCTCAGAGGACGATTTCCTCTTATTCAGTTCCTCCTTCTCTGAATTGCTCCACCATTCTTTTTCAG AAAATGAGGAACATGGAAGTGTTGAGTTGTTGGAGTCCACGGATGCGAACACATTAGAGGACACATTTGGCAGTTTTGATCATATGGAGCAGGTGCCTCAACCATCTGAATCAAAGGAACCAGAAATGACAACAAAAAATCGCAAATATAACTTGCGCAAGAGTTTAGCGTGGGATAGTGCTTTCCACACAAGTGCAG
- the LOC142638984 gene encoding uncharacterized protein LOC142638984 isoform X1, giving the protein MYFSDVNFQLLMLILKFVILDYGYVCSVQWVVAVDHIHEGEECDSVYLSSCENEEHGSVELLESTDANTLEDTFGSFDHMEQVPQPSESKEPEMTTKNRKYNLRKSLAWDSAFHTSAGVLKTRKYSRG; this is encoded by the exons atgtatttttctgatgttaattttcaattattgatGTTAATTTTGAAGTTTGTGATCCTTGACTATGGGTACGTATGTAGTGTTCAATGGGTTGTTGCAGTTGATCATATACACGAAGGAGAAGAATGCGATTCTGTTTACCTATCCTCCTGCG AAAATGAGGAACATGGAAGTGTTGAGTTGTTGGAGTCCACGGATGCGAACACATTAGAGGACACATTTGGCAGTTTTGATCATATGGAGCAGGTGCCTCAACCATCTGAATCAAAGGAACCAGAAATGACAACAAAAAATCGCAAATATAACTTGCGCAAGAGTTTAGCGTGGGATAGTGCTTTCCACACAAGTGCAG